The genomic segment TGCAAGGAATGAATAATGGGTGCTTTTAGCATTTGGCATTGGCTGATCGTGCTGGTGGTCGTGCTGGTCCTGTTTGGCGGAAAAGGCAAAATTTCCAGCCTGATGGGAGACTTCGGCAAAGGTTTGAAATCCTTCAAGAAAAACATCAAGGATGAAAACGACAAAGGCACGGCGGAGGATTCCCAGGCTCTGGAAGACGATCGGCCGGCTACTGTTTCCAGGGATGCCGCCGAACCGGAGAAAGGCTCCAAGTCCGCTTCCTGATCCCGGTTCCGGAAATCGGGCGGTCGCTTGGGGCTGACAGTGTCTGAACATGCTTGACGTCGGCTGGCAGGAACTTTTCATCATCGCGGTCGTCACGATTCTCGTGGTCGGACCGAAGGAAATTCCACGCGTGCTGCGCACGGTTTCGCTCTGGACCCGCAAGATCAAGAGCATGGCCCGGGAATTCCAGAGCAGCATCGACGACCTCGCGCGTGAAACCGAGCTCGATGACATCAAGAAGGAGCTCCAGCGGGCGAAGGATTTCGACCTCGAGCGCGATATCGAGGACGCCATCGACCCGACCGGCGAGATGTCCAATTCGATCCGTGACATTGAAAAGTCCATGGACACCCCGGAGAAACCGCCCGGCCCGGCGAAGGCGTCCATCGTGAAGCCTGAAAAGCCGTCGGAGACGGAGGCCGCGCCGCCGGCCGTTCCCGCCGCCAAACCCGCGGGCGAAAAGGGATGACCGACGAACCGGAGGAAAACGGCGACGGCGGCAAAATGTCGCTGCTCGAGCATCTGGTGGAACTGCGGGCCCGGTTGATGTGGTCGGTCGGCGCATTCGTCCTCTGCTTTATCGTCGCCTATTATTTCGCCAACCCGGTGTTCAATTTCCTGGTGCAACCGCTCGCGGACATGTGGGCGGAAGATGCGCAGCCGCGGCGTCTTATTTTTACCGCGATGCAGGAAAAATTCTTCACCGATCTGAAAATCGCCTTTTTCGTCGGCGCCTTCATTTCCTTTCCGGTTATCGCGATCCAGGTCTGGCTGTTCGTGGCGCCGGGTCTTTATAAAAACGAAAAGCGGGCGTTTCTGCCGTTTCTGGTGGCAACCCCGGTGCTGTTCTTCGCGGGCGGCGCCTTCGTCTATTATCTGGTCCTGCCGGTGGCGTGGAATTTTTTCGCCAGCTTCGAGCAGGCGGCGGCCGCGGGGAATCTGGCGATCGAACTGGAGCCGAAGGTCGACCAGTATCTGTCGCTTGTCATGCAGTTGATTTTCGCCTTCGGGCTATGTTTTGAACTGCCGGTCATTCTCACCCTGCTGGCGCGGATCGGCTTCATTTCGTCTGCCGGGATGCGCAAGAACCGCCGCTATGCGATCCTCATTGCCTTCGTTGCCGCGGCGATCCTGACGCCGCCCGATCCGATCAGCCAGCTTGGCCTCGCGATCCCGATCATATTTCTGTATGAAATCTCGATCCTCTGCGCGCGCATGACCGAGAAGCGGCAGCAGAAGGAAACCGCGGACGCCGAACGGGAAGATGAATTCCCAGCCTGACGCTTGAATCTCAACATGTTATGAGCGGTGGACGTGGCGACGGGGCTTGACCTATAAACGCGATTCAGCGCGTATCATGGTGGCTGGGAAGACGTCCCGACCGCAAGAGGGCCAGATGCACGATTTACGTTACATTCGCGAGACGCCGGAAGCGTTCGACCGCGGTCTCGCGCGGCGCGGGCTTCCGGGCGTATCCCCGGAAATCCTGGAACTCGATTCCCGGCGCCGCGCGACCCAGACGGCGCTGCAGGAAATGCTGCAGCGGCGCAATGAAGCATCCCGGCAGGTCGGGCTGGCGAAACGCAGCGGCGAGGATGCGGATGGATTGATCGCCGAGGTCCAGGGCCTGAAGGACGATATCGCCGCCGGCGAGGAAACCGCGAAAGCGCTGGAAGCGCAGCTGACATCGATCCTGGAGGAACTGCCAAACCTGCCCGCCGATGACGTCCCCGATGGCGGCGGCGAAGCCGACAACGTCGAACGGCGCAAGGTCGGCGAGAAGCCGGCGTTCGATTTCGCGCCGCGGGAACATTTCGACATTGGCGAAACGCTCGGGCTGATGGATTTCGAAGGCGCGGCGGCGCTGTCCGGTTCCCGTTTCGTGGTGCTGCGCGGCGCGCTGGCGCGTATGGACCGTGCGCTTGGCAATTTCATGATCGACCTGCATACGGCGGAACATGGCTTCGCCGAAGTATCGCCGCCGGCGCTGGTGCGGGAAAACGCCCTGTACGGCACCGGGCAATTGCCGAAATTCGCCGCGGATCTCTATCGTACCACGGATGATTACTGGCTGATTCCGACGGCGGAA from the Alphaproteobacteria bacterium genome contains:
- the serS gene encoding serine--tRNA ligase; the protein is MHDLRYIRETPEAFDRGLARRGLPGVSPEILELDSRRRATQTALQEMLQRRNEASRQVGLAKRSGEDADGLIAEVQGLKDDIAAGEETAKALEAQLTSILEELPNLPADDVPDGGGEADNVERRKVGEKPAFDFAPREHFDIGETLGLMDFEGAAALSGSRFVVLRGALARMDRALGNFMIDLHTAEHGFAEVSPPALVRENALYGTGQLPKFAADLYRTTDDYWLIPTAEVPLTNLSADVLYDEEVLPQRVTAWTQCFRSEAGAAGKDTRGMLRQHQFGKVEMVCITHPDQSNAELERMTGCAEEVLKRLGLPYRVVTLCTGDMGFSARKTYDIEVWLPGQDAYREISSCSNCGDFQARRMNARFRPKGEKGTRFVHTLNGSGIAIGRALIAVLENYQNADGSVTVPGALRPYMGGMERIEAAGGA
- a CDS encoding twin-arginine translocase TatA/TatE family subunit; its protein translation is MGAFSIWHWLIVLVVVLVLFGGKGKISSLMGDFGKGLKSFKKNIKDENDKGTAEDSQALEDDRPATVSRDAAEPEKGSKSAS
- the tatB gene encoding Sec-independent protein translocase protein TatB, with product MLDVGWQELFIIAVVTILVVGPKEIPRVLRTVSLWTRKIKSMAREFQSSIDDLARETELDDIKKELQRAKDFDLERDIEDAIDPTGEMSNSIRDIEKSMDTPEKPPGPAKASIVKPEKPSETEAAPPAVPAAKPAGEKG
- the tatC gene encoding twin-arginine translocase subunit TatC, whose amino-acid sequence is MTDEPEENGDGGKMSLLEHLVELRARLMWSVGAFVLCFIVAYYFANPVFNFLVQPLADMWAEDAQPRRLIFTAMQEKFFTDLKIAFFVGAFISFPVIAIQVWLFVAPGLYKNEKRAFLPFLVATPVLFFAGGAFVYYLVLPVAWNFFASFEQAAAAGNLAIELEPKVDQYLSLVMQLIFAFGLCFELPVILTLLARIGFISSAGMRKNRRYAILIAFVAAAILTPPDPISQLGLAIPIIFLYEISILCARMTEKRQQKETADAEREDEFPA